A single window of Arcobacter venerupis DNA harbors:
- the hslV gene encoding ATP-dependent protease subunit HslV: protein MFDATTILAYRGANKAVIGGDGQVTFGNTVLKGNATKIRTLYKDQILAGFAGSTADAFNLFDMFEEHLNACKGDLLKSVIAFSKEWRKDKVLRRLEAMMIVLNKEKIFILSGTGDVVEPEDGAIASIGSGGNFAISAARALAKHSTLDEEQIVRESLMIAGELCIYTNQNIKILKIED from the coding sequence ATGTTTGATGCAACAACTATACTTGCATATAGAGGTGCTAATAAAGCAGTAATTGGAGGTGACGGTCAAGTTACTTTTGGAAATACTGTTTTAAAAGGAAATGCAACAAAAATAAGAACACTTTATAAAGATCAAATTCTTGCAGGTTTTGCAGGAAGTACAGCTGATGCTTTCAACCTTTTTGATATGTTTGAAGAACATTTAAATGCCTGCAAAGGTGATTTACTAAAATCAGTAATTGCCTTTTCTAAAGAGTGGAGAAAAGATAAAGTTTTAAGAAGATTAGAAGCTATGATGATAGTTTTAAATAAAGAAAAAATTTTTATATTAAGTGGAACAGGAGATGTTGTTGAACCTGAAGATGGTGCAATTGCATCTATTGGAAGTGGTGGAAATTTTGCCATTTCAGCTGCTCGTGCCCTTGCTAAACATTCAACTTTAGATGAAGAACAAATTGTTCGAGAATCTTTAATGATTGCAGGTGAACTTTGTATCTACACTAATCAAAATATTAAAATATTAAAAATAGAGGATTAA
- the rplI gene encoding 50S ribosomal protein L9 encodes MKVLLIKDVKTLGKAGELKEVADGYGKNFLIGKGLALHATTEVLNRYKAEQKKLAENEAKEIATAKELAEKLNATKLTIKHKVGANGQLIGSVTNKEVSESLESQFSIMLDKKNISLDKKIKSVGIYELDCKLGHSIHATLKVDIIGE; translated from the coding sequence GTGAAAGTATTATTAATCAAAGATGTAAAAACTTTAGGAAAAGCAGGTGAGCTAAAAGAAGTAGCCGATGGATATGGGAAAAACTTTTTAATTGGAAAAGGTTTAGCTTTACATGCAACAACTGAAGTTTTAAATAGATACAAAGCAGAACAAAAGAAATTAGCAGAAAATGAAGCAAAAGAAATTGCAACTGCAAAAGAATTAGCAGAAAAATTAAATGCAACAAAACTTACAATAAAACATAAAGTTGGTGCAAATGGACAATTAATTGGTTCAGTTACAAATAAAGAAGTATCTGAATCATTAGAATCGCAATTTTCTATTATGCTTGATAAAAAAAATATATCATTAGATAAAAAAATTAAATCTGTTGGAATTTACGAGTTAGATTGTAAGTTAGGACACTCAATTCATGCAACTTTAAAAGTTGACATTATCGGAGAATAA
- a CDS encoding UbiX family flavin prenyltransferase, whose protein sequence is MKITVAISGASGSNLGVNFVKKLPKEIEVFVIFSKSAKTALKLENNLSTKEIFSDYPNVTIFKDSNIGASIASGSFKVDKMIILPCSMNTLAKCAVGISDSLITRAFTVMLKEKRDVIVAPREMPLNSIVLKNMLTLSKLGVVIAPPILGYYSAQQSLQDMENFLIGKWLDLLKIDNNLYKRWE, encoded by the coding sequence TTGAAAATAACTGTTGCTATTTCGGGAGCCAGTGGCTCAAATCTTGGTGTTAATTTTGTAAAAAAATTACCTAAAGAGATTGAAGTTTTTGTTATATTTTCTAAAAGCGCAAAAACTGCTTTAAAACTTGAAAATAATCTCTCTACAAAAGAGATATTTAGCGATTATCCAAATGTAACCATTTTCAAAGACTCAAATATAGGTGCAAGTATCGCTTCTGGCTCATTTAAAGTTGATAAGATGATTATTCTACCTTGCTCAATGAATACTTTGGCTAAGTGTGCTGTAGGAATTTCAGATTCACTTATAACAAGGGCCTTTACTGTGATGTTAAAAGAAAAAAGAGATGTTATCGTAGCCCCTAGGGAAATGCCACTAAACAGCATCGTATTAAAAAACATGTTGACTCTATCAAAATTAGGAGTTGTAATTGCACCTCCAATTTTAGGTTACTATAGCGCTCAACAAAGTTTACAAGATATGGAAAACTTTTTGATAGGTAAATGGTTAGATTTACTAAAAATAGATAATAATTTATATAAAAGATGGGAATAA
- a CDS encoding recombinase family protein, translated as MSKVFIYIRNNENNQKYTLKQRESIDNYLQKNNITNFKNIEININTPNEEKNILELLQNCEMNSTIIVSNLNVFGRTIETILEIVKFLLSNKIRIIVIEESLDLIDDKDMLTQMILGVISMTIGLEKELMSLRTKEALTAKKLNGMSLGKPKGTIQKSKFDLQRDKIEELLGVGLSVRKISKLLGYNNHIGLNNYVKKRKIKINLNQAQSSK; from the coding sequence ATGTCAAAAGTTTTTATTTATATCAGAAATAATGAGAATAATCAGAAATACACATTAAAACAAAGAGAATCTATAGATAATTATTTACAGAAAAATAACATAACAAATTTTAAGAATATAGAAATAAATATCAATACTCCAAATGAAGAAAAAAACATATTAGAACTTCTACAAAATTGTGAAATGAATTCAACAATTATTGTTTCAAATCTAAATGTTTTTGGACGAACAATAGAGACTATTTTAGAAATAGTAAAATTCTTATTATCAAATAAAATTAGAATCATTGTTATTGAAGAGAGTTTAGATTTAATAGATGACAAAGATATGTTAACTCAAATGATTTTAGGTGTAATATCAATGACTATTGGTTTAGAAAAAGAGTTAATGAGTTTAAGGACAAAAGAAGCATTAACAGCAAAAAAATTAAATGGTATGTCTTTGGGAAAACCAAAAGGTACAATCCAAAAATCTAAGTTTGATTTACAAAGAGATAAAATTGAAGAACTTTTAGGTGTTGGATTAAGTGTACGAAAAATTTCTAAATTATTAGGTTACAATAATCATATTGGATTGAATAATTATGTTAAGAAAAGAAAGATAAAAATAAATCTTAATCAAGCACAATCTAGTAAATAA
- the coaD gene encoding pantetheine-phosphate adenylyltransferase → MPNNNINSYRKAIYSGTFDPITNGHLDIIKRAANIFDEVIIAVAKSELKKPMFSPEQRVLFAKAATEDIEGVTVLGFDTLLVDLAIDLKINTIIRGLRAVSDFEFELQMGYANSSINKKIETLYLMPTLENAFVSSTIVREIIRFNGKFQHLVPEKVLKCM, encoded by the coding sequence ATGCCAAATAATAATATTAATTCATATAGAAAAGCCATTTATAGTGGAACTTTTGATCCAATTACAAATGGTCATCTAGATATTATAAAACGTGCTGCAAATATTTTTGATGAAGTAATAATTGCTGTTGCAAAAAGTGAATTAAAAAAACCTATGTTTAGCCCTGAACAAAGGGTTTTATTTGCAAAAGCAGCCACTGAAGATATTGAAGGTGTTACAGTTTTAGGATTTGATACTTTACTTGTTGATTTAGCAATTGATTTAAAAATAAATACAATTATTAGGGGACTAAGAGCTGTATCCGATTTTGAATTTGAATTACAAATGGGTTATGCAAACTCATCAATAAATAAAAAGATTGAAACTTTGTATCTTATGCCTACTTTAGAAAATGCATTTGTTAGTTCTACAATAGTGAGAGAAATAATAAGATTTAATGGGAAATTTCAACATTTAGTTCCTGAAAAAGTTTTAAAATGTATGTAG
- the hslU gene encoding ATP-dependent protease ATPase subunit HslU: MDMTPKQIVAYLDDYIIGQNNAKKTIALALRNRYRRMKVDPAFQEEIMPKNILMIGNTGVGKTEIARRLAKMMGLPFVKVEASKYTEVGFVGRDVESMIRDLVYEGINLVTREFEEKIKDKIDEEVNKKIIEKLVPPLPETASESAKESFIKTFNTMEKKLLDGTLDDKKIEIEVPKKAHIEILDSSMPFDMSSMQESLNKMLGGLNKETIKKEVTIYDAKILLRGICSEGLLDQEAIKIEALKRCENGGIIFLDEIDKIASGKKAQGQDPSKEGVQRDLLPIVEGSSVQTKFGQLKTDHILFIAAGAFHVSKPSDLIPELQGRFPLRVELESLDEEALYKILTNTKNSLLQQYKALLAVEEVELEFDDEAIRAFAKYSVTANEKTEDIGARRLHTVIEKVIEDISFDADERKGEKVIVTKELVASKLDDIVDNIDTARYIL, encoded by the coding sequence ATGGATATGACACCAAAACAAATAGTTGCATACTTAGATGATTATATTATCGGGCAAAATAATGCAAAAAAAACTATTGCCTTAGCTCTTAGAAATAGATACAGAAGAATGAAAGTAGATCCAGCTTTCCAAGAAGAAATAATGCCTAAAAATATCTTGATGATTGGAAATACTGGAGTTGGTAAAACAGAAATTGCAAGAAGACTTGCAAAAATGATGGGATTGCCTTTTGTAAAAGTTGAAGCTAGTAAATATACAGAAGTTGGATTTGTAGGTCGAGATGTTGAGTCTATGATTAGAGATTTAGTTTATGAGGGTATAAATTTAGTAACTCGTGAGTTTGAAGAAAAAATCAAAGATAAAATTGATGAAGAAGTAAATAAAAAAATAATTGAAAAATTAGTACCACCACTTCCTGAAACTGCTAGTGAAAGTGCAAAAGAGTCTTTTATTAAAACTTTTAATACTATGGAGAAAAAACTTCTTGATGGTACTTTAGATGATAAAAAAATTGAAATTGAAGTTCCCAAAAAAGCTCATATTGAAATTTTAGATTCTTCAATGCCTTTTGATATGAGTTCAATGCAAGAAAGCCTAAATAAAATGTTAGGTGGATTAAATAAAGAAACTATTAAAAAAGAAGTAACAATTTACGATGCAAAAATCTTGTTAAGAGGTATTTGTAGTGAAGGATTATTAGATCAAGAAGCAATAAAAATTGAAGCACTTAAAAGATGCGAAAATGGTGGAATTATATTTTTAGATGAAATTGATAAAATTGCTTCAGGAAAAAAAGCTCAAGGACAAGATCCATCAAAAGAAGGTGTTCAAAGAGATTTACTTCCCATAGTAGAAGGAAGTAGTGTTCAAACAAAATTTGGACAGTTAAAAACTGACCACATCTTATTTATTGCAGCTGGTGCATTCCATGTTTCAAAACCAAGTGATTTAATACCTGAACTTCAAGGAAGATTTCCTTTAAGAGTTGAATTAGAATCTCTTGATGAAGAAGCTTTATATAAAATATTAACAAATACTAAAAACTCACTTTTACAACAGTATAAAGCACTTTTAGCTGTAGAAGAAGTAGAATTAGAGTTTGATGATGAAGCAATAAGAGCATTTGCAAAATATTCAGTTACTGCAAATGAAAAAACGGAAGATATTGGTGCAAGAAGACTTCATACTGTTATTGAAAAGGTTATTGAAGATATATCTTTTGATGCAGATGAGAGAAAAGGTGAAAAAGTTATAGTAACAAAAGAATTAGTTGCTAGTAAATTAGATGATATTGTTGACAACATCGACACAGCAAGATATATTTTATAA